A window of Magnolia sinica isolate HGM2019 chromosome 13, MsV1, whole genome shotgun sequence genomic DNA:
AAAATTCTACCGCATGTGGCTATGCTAGAGTTTTAAATTAAATAATGTCTTTACAGAGAGAAATTTAATACGGTTATTAACACTTGGAGAGTCATTATTTTTATAGTGAGATGCTCTGCAATGTTTCTCTTACACTacaggacgagagagagagagagagagagagagagagagagagagagagagagagaagggggggaaAAGGTACAGAAAAGACAGCTATTGGTAGAGCAAAAATTAGAAACTTGATGCACAGGAAATGGTTAAACAGTATGCTACGCGTATTCACATCACATCCTGTACCAGCATAACAATCATGTCGAGAAACGTGACAATGAACAGAGCCTATTCGTTATTGGAGCCTTTCAGGCTACATGAAATTACAAGAAAGGCAAAGATAAaacagcatcatcatcatcatcatcatcatcatccaagccttatgccaattaattggggttagcCACATGAATCCTTTTGCACCATACAATTGAATGGAGGAAAAGagttcatgtagccaaccccaattagctgGAATGAGGATAGATGATGACGACGACAACGACTCAGATGCACAAAATATATACAAAGATGAAAAACAGACAAATCCTTCACAAAGACAAGAAATTATTTTTTGAAGGGACAAAAAACAGAATCagaataattaataaataaaaatgttgTGTTAGTCACAATACCTTTACACTTCCATATCTTTGGAAAACAAGCTTTAGATCCTCCCTTGACACAACTTCTTGAGCAACCGTACCTTTTCCTTCATACTCCTGGGTATCATTTTCAGCCTTTTCTTCACTCTCCTGGATGGCATCCCCTGCAGCCTTCTCTTCACTCTCCTGGATGGCATCCTCTGCAGCCTTCTCTTCACTCTCCTGGATGGCATCCCCTGCAGCCTTCTCTTCACTCTCCTGGATGGCATCCTCTGCAGCCTTCTCTTCACTCTCCTGGATGGCATCCTCCGCAGCCTTCTCTTCACTCTCCTGTGTAGCACCCTCTGCGGCCTTCTCTTCACTCTCCATGGCATCCTCTACAGCCTTCTCTTCACTCTCCTGCATGGCATCCTCCGCGACCTTCTTTTCACTCTCCTGGATGGCATGCTCTGCAGCCTTTTCTTTGCTGCCTTCTGCATGACTTTGAGCAAACTTTTCTTTGTTCTCTTGGTCAACACCATCCAAAGATTTTTCCTCACTATCTTTAACATTTTTTGAGGTGTTTTGGTCACTCCCCTCAGCAATATTTTCTGTAGACTCTGGGTCCTCTACTATCTTTCTAACAGGATCTGCATTTTCTTTCTCATCATGAGCACCATTGTGTTCTATAGATCCTCCTTTTGACATTTGCTTTAATTTAAATGCAACAATTAAGCCTTTTGGATAACTGTCACCATCACGAATCAAAACCCACCAAAAACCCAACACCACAAAAAGGGAAGTAATATCAGCAACCCAAAAGGCAAAGATGAAttataaagaaaaagaataatttaaaaataataataataataaatcactgTAATATGCAAGAAGAGCCTACTTCTCATTCACGTGGGAACCTTTTTTATAGTTTCCTTCTATATGAGGGGACTGCTCAAATTCTTCAATCAACTTTTCCCTTTCTGAGTCAAAATCTTCCCTGCATTATAAAAGGTCAATACAAGAATTTGCATGGACACAAAATGATGGATAATAGACAGTTTCCAGAGATTAAATTGGATGAggctgaaaaggaaataaaaagcgTGTTCTCCACATGAACACAAAACAAAAAGCTGCAGAGCATCATTTTCTGTCAGGTTTAGGTCTCGAAGTTCTAGCAAAATTTTAACCTTTCATTGGGgacaaataaaacttaaaacatgTCAAATTTTATTTCCATACAGTACAGAGAGCAAAAACCAATACTTCATCACTTCCACTACATAAATCCTCATTGTTCATCTCATTTAAaccaagctaacaaaaaatatgTTTTGTGCAAGTCACAGACAAGTGGCATAGCTTACTTGGGTTTTAGTTCTAACTCTGTGCCCGCATAAACTAAGCTTTGCTTCAAAACATTGTTGGCATCTTCCTCTGTCGAGAACTCAATCAGAGCAGTGCCACAAAAGCATTTTTTGTTGGCAACATGTCGAGGTAGCCTCACACTATTCACCTGCAAGATTTAAAAAATACAAACATAGGTGATCGGATAAAGAAGACACATAACACCTTAGCACAAACATTATGATGATTAATGTATGCAACTAAGAAAACTAATGGTCTAACCATAAC
This region includes:
- the LOC131223066 gene encoding la protein 1-like, which translates into the protein MAIAALDEEKAKNVIRQVEFYFSDSNLPRDNFLQKSIQQSDDGLVSLALICSFARMRSHLGLGTIKQEEVSDETVSSVAETLRKSQFLKISEDGKRVGRTTEMLKPEEVMEQVDIRTIAASPLEYTSKLEDVESFFSQYGKVNSVRLPRHVANKKCFCGTALIEFSTEEDANNVLKQSLVYAGTELELKPKEDFDSEREKLIEEFEQSPHIEGNYKKGSHVNENYPKGLIVAFKLKQMSKGGSIEHNGAHDEKENADPVRKIVEDPESTENIAEGSDQNTSKNVKDSEEKSLDGVDQENKEKFAQSHAEGSKEKAAEHAIQESEKKVAEDAMQESEEKAVEDAMESEEKAAEGATQESEEKAAEDAIQESEEKAAEDAIQESEEKAAGDAIQESEEKAAEDAIQESEEKAAGDAIQESEEKAENDTQEYEGKGTVAQEVVSREDLKLVFQRYGSVKYIDFRMGEESGYIRFEYPEAAQKARAAAVLSEECGLKVKSYIALLEAVTGDAERDYWSLLRNNQEKNRENKGHKGRGKNNKGGKHSDRKHSRPKERDSTEERPNKVQKVAAA